In Rhodothermus marinus DSM 4252, a single genomic region encodes these proteins:
- a CDS encoding TrmH family RNA methyltransferase, whose translation MLTRRRLKELARLHRRKDREALGQYLVEGVRLLAAALEAQAPLVEVLVTATARRRPEVQALLARVAVPVAEVSEQEMARLSEVETSQGVLAVARMQWQPEAHLLRCRRILALDGLQDPGNAGTILRAAAWFGIEAVVAGAGTVDLYNPKVVRAAMGSHWDLALVRTGALPDLLAQLQANGFTCYGADLEGTPASRWQPREPAVLVLGSEAHGLQPAVRERLTARVTVPGSPRRQATESLNVAMAATVLLYEWLGRTG comes from the coding sequence ATGCTCACGCGACGTCGCTTGAAGGAACTGGCCCGACTGCACCGACGCAAAGACCGGGAAGCGCTGGGACAATATCTGGTGGAAGGCGTGCGCCTGCTGGCCGCGGCGTTGGAGGCACAGGCTCCGCTGGTGGAGGTGCTGGTGACCGCGACGGCCCGCAGGCGGCCCGAGGTGCAGGCGCTGCTGGCACGCGTCGCGGTGCCGGTCGCGGAAGTGTCCGAGCAGGAAATGGCCCGGCTTTCGGAGGTGGAGACCAGCCAGGGCGTGCTGGCCGTCGCCCGAATGCAGTGGCAGCCGGAGGCGCACCTGCTGCGCTGCCGTCGCATTCTGGCGCTCGACGGCCTGCAGGACCCGGGGAATGCCGGTACCATCCTGCGCGCGGCGGCCTGGTTCGGGATTGAGGCCGTCGTGGCCGGGGCCGGCACGGTGGACCTCTACAACCCCAAGGTGGTGCGGGCGGCCATGGGAAGCCACTGGGATCTGGCGCTGGTGCGCACGGGTGCGTTGCCCGACTTGCTCGCACAGCTTCAGGCAAACGGATTCACCTGCTATGGGGCCGATCTGGAGGGCACGCCGGCCTCCCGGTGGCAGCCCCGCGAGCCGGCCGTGCTCGTGCTGGGCAGCGAGGCGCACGGGTTGCAGCCGGCCGTGCGGGAGCGGCTGACGGCACGCGTCACGGTGCCGGGCTCGCCGCGCCGTCAGGCGACCGAGTCGCTGAATGTGGCCATGGCCGCCACGGTGTTGCTGTACGAATGGCTGGGCCGCACCGGGTAG
- a CDS encoding alanine dehydrogenase, protein MEKPLRLREQHRSLRIGVPREVANEERRVALAPSGVATLVANGHEVYVEQGAGVLANFPDAEYMEAGAQIVATPEDLYSQCELIVKVGRPTDDELKLLQENQVLISALHLGNTTPDFLRRLMELGVTGIGFEFIRDSDGTLPIVRMMHEIMGSMAVQIAARYLESNEGGKGVMLGGISGVPPATVVIIGAGVVGEWAARTALGFGAHVVVLDTDLGALRAIEHYLDRRVTTAMASVEFIRKAVRSADVVIGAKMGEGQRAPILVTEDMVAEMQPGSVIVDTMIDQGGCIETSRPTTHSNPVFRKYDVIHYCVPNMPSNAARTATYALNNVLVPYLIEIGESGSIHEALWRNVGLRNGTYVYRRHLTKKSLAAMFGLPYRDIELLIASGL, encoded by the coding sequence ATGGAGAAGCCGTTGCGGCTTCGCGAACAGCACCGCTCGTTGCGGATTGGCGTGCCCCGGGAAGTAGCAAACGAGGAGCGTCGCGTGGCGCTGGCCCCCAGCGGGGTGGCCACGCTGGTCGCCAACGGGCACGAGGTGTACGTCGAGCAGGGCGCCGGGGTGCTGGCGAACTTCCCGGACGCGGAGTACATGGAGGCCGGGGCGCAGATCGTGGCCACCCCGGAGGACCTTTACAGCCAGTGTGAGCTGATCGTCAAGGTCGGGCGGCCTACCGACGACGAACTCAAGCTGCTGCAGGAAAACCAGGTGCTCATCTCCGCGCTGCACCTGGGCAACACCACGCCCGATTTTCTGCGGCGGCTCATGGAGCTGGGCGTTACGGGTATTGGCTTTGAATTTATCCGTGATTCGGACGGCACACTGCCCATCGTGCGCATGATGCACGAGATCATGGGGTCGATGGCCGTCCAGATTGCCGCCCGCTATCTGGAGAGCAACGAAGGGGGCAAAGGCGTCATGCTGGGCGGGATTTCGGGGGTGCCGCCGGCCACCGTGGTGATCATCGGCGCCGGCGTCGTCGGAGAGTGGGCCGCCCGCACGGCGCTGGGATTCGGCGCGCACGTGGTAGTGCTCGATACCGATCTGGGGGCGCTCCGGGCCATCGAACACTACCTGGATCGACGGGTCACCACGGCGATGGCCTCGGTCGAATTCATCCGCAAGGCGGTGCGGTCGGCCGACGTGGTGATCGGAGCCAAAATGGGCGAAGGGCAACGGGCTCCCATTCTGGTCACCGAAGACATGGTGGCCGAAATGCAGCCCGGCTCGGTGATCGTCGATACGATGATCGATCAGGGCGGATGTATCGAAACGAGCCGTCCCACCACGCACTCCAACCCCGTCTTCCGTAAGTACGACGTCATCCACTACTGCGTGCCGAACATGCCCTCGAACGCGGCCCGCACGGCCACCTATGCGCTGAACAACGTGCTGGTGCCCTACCTGATCGAGATCGGCGAGAGTGGCTCCATCCACGAGGCACTCTGGCGCAATGTGGGATTGCGTAACGGCACCTACGTCTACCGGCGCCACCTGACCAAGAAGAGCCTGGCGGCCATGTTCGGCCTCCCCTATCGCGACATCGAGCTGCTGATCGCCTCGGGCCTTTAG
- a CDS encoding LacI family DNA-binding transcriptional regulator, translated as MKKRRNPTISDVARLAGVSKATVSAVLNDRDTVSAATREKVLAVIRELNYRPREFARHRFRSDGERSIGFIIKEDDNPYYAELIAGARRVAEAKGYTILVASSEGSFRAEQQIIQLMTAKDVNGFIITPVIDDEADLSHIFELKRRNIPFVLLEGIRGLQANLVDIDNVRASQAAVQHLMEQGHAHIVYFAGPRYSLHTEERLEGVRRAFSASNRALRDDQVIYAGAHARDGYEAARAYFAQRPDPMPTAVACYNDLVALGVLRALQELGIRVPDEVSVMGFDDLAFLRYTPWPLSTVRVPKETMGEKAAEILIRNIEAEQPVPIEKVHLDFELVLRATTRALQPST; from the coding sequence ATGAAGAAGCGGCGCAATCCTACCATCTCGGACGTTGCCCGTCTGGCCGGCGTCTCGAAGGCCACCGTCTCGGCCGTGCTGAACGATCGGGATACGGTCAGCGCGGCCACCCGCGAAAAGGTGCTGGCCGTGATCCGCGAGCTCAACTACCGGCCGCGCGAATTCGCCCGCCACCGCTTCCGCTCCGACGGGGAGCGCAGCATCGGCTTCATCATCAAGGAAGACGACAACCCGTACTATGCCGAGCTGATCGCCGGCGCCCGGCGCGTGGCCGAGGCCAAAGGCTACACGATCCTGGTGGCCAGCTCCGAAGGCTCGTTCCGCGCCGAGCAGCAGATTATTCAGCTCATGACGGCCAAGGACGTCAACGGCTTCATCATCACGCCGGTCATCGACGACGAGGCCGACCTCTCGCACATCTTCGAACTCAAGCGCCGCAACATTCCGTTCGTGCTGCTGGAGGGGATCCGCGGGCTGCAGGCCAACCTGGTGGACATCGACAACGTGCGCGCCTCGCAGGCGGCCGTGCAGCATCTTATGGAGCAGGGGCACGCGCACATCGTCTATTTTGCCGGCCCGCGCTACTCGCTCCACACGGAAGAACGCCTGGAAGGCGTGCGCCGGGCCTTCAGCGCCTCGAACCGGGCGCTTCGCGACGACCAGGTCATCTACGCCGGCGCGCATGCCCGCGACGGCTACGAGGCCGCCCGGGCATATTTCGCGCAGCGGCCCGATCCCATGCCCACGGCCGTCGCCTGCTACAACGACCTGGTGGCGCTCGGCGTGCTCCGCGCGCTGCAGGAACTGGGCATCCGGGTGCCCGACGAGGTGTCGGTCATGGGCTTCGACGACCTGGCCTTCCTTCGCTACACGCCCTGGCCGCTTTCGACGGTGCGCGTGCCCAAAGAAACGATGGGCGAAAAGGCGGCCGAAATCCTGATCCGTAATATCGAGGCGGAGCAGCCCGTGCCGATCGAGAAAGTACACCTGGACTTCGAGCTGGTGCTCCGCGCCACGACGCGCGCCCTGCAGCCCTCGACCTAA
- a CDS encoding glycoside hydrolase family 26 protein, with translation MLRTLLLLGLLLLGCNAADSQPSVAPSDPDATPETRALFHNLYRLAPRAILYGHQDDLAYGVSWWAEPGRSDVKAVTGSYPAVYGWDVGDLEHGAERNLDGVRFDDMRRWIIEGFQRGGVITISWHMDNPVSGGNAWDTTRAVDAILPGGPQHALFRSWLDRFADFVRTLRGVPPGRTDTVAIPIIFRPYHEWTGSWFWWGRGHCTPDEFIQLWRFTVDYLRREKGLHNLLLAYSSDRFHSPEDYLERYPGDDYVDLLGFDDYHSHKSEETLPFLIRELHDVVRMARARGKLAALTETGYEAIPDSTWWTGKLLRALDHDDTTRQIIYVLTWRNAYNRPGHYFAPYPGHPSAEDFRRFKAHPLIYFEDELPDLYRLENGR, from the coding sequence ATGCTTCGCACGCTGTTGCTGCTCGGACTGCTCCTGCTCGGCTGTAATGCGGCCGATTCGCAGCCGTCCGTCGCCCCCTCCGATCCGGACGCCACCCCGGAAACACGCGCGCTCTTTCACAACCTGTACCGTCTGGCCCCCCGCGCCATCCTCTACGGCCATCAGGACGACCTGGCCTACGGCGTCTCCTGGTGGGCCGAACCCGGCCGCTCCGACGTGAAAGCAGTGACCGGCTCCTATCCGGCCGTCTACGGCTGGGACGTGGGCGACCTGGAACACGGGGCCGAACGCAACCTCGACGGCGTGCGCTTCGACGACATGCGCCGCTGGATCATCGAAGGCTTCCAGCGCGGCGGCGTCATCACGATCAGCTGGCACATGGACAACCCGGTCAGCGGCGGCAACGCCTGGGACACCACGCGGGCGGTCGATGCCATCCTGCCCGGCGGCCCGCAACACGCCCTGTTCCGGAGCTGGCTGGACCGCTTCGCCGACTTCGTCCGCACGCTCCGGGGCGTACCGCCCGGCCGCACCGACACCGTCGCCATCCCCATCATCTTCCGCCCTTACCACGAGTGGACCGGTAGCTGGTTCTGGTGGGGGCGCGGCCACTGCACCCCGGACGAATTCATCCAGCTCTGGCGTTTTACCGTCGATTACCTGCGCCGGGAAAAGGGCCTGCACAACCTGCTCCTGGCCTACTCCTCCGATCGCTTCCACTCGCCCGAGGATTACCTGGAACGCTACCCCGGCGACGACTACGTGGACCTGCTGGGCTTCGACGACTACCACTCCCACAAAAGCGAGGAAACGCTCCCCTTCCTGATCCGTGAGCTGCACGACGTGGTTCGCATGGCCCGGGCGCGCGGCAAACTGGCCGCCCTGACCGAAACCGGCTACGAAGCCATTCCCGACAGCACCTGGTGGACAGGCAAACTGCTCCGGGCGCTCGATCACGACGACACGACGCGCCAGATCATCTACGTGCTCACCTGGCGCAACGCCTACAACCGACCCGGACACTACTTCGCCCCCTATCCCGGTCATCCCAGCGCCGAGGACTTTCGTCGCTTCAAGGCCCACCCGCTCATTTACTTCGAAGACGAACTGCCCGACCTGTACCGCCTGGAAAACGGCCGTTGA